The Schistocerca cancellata isolate TAMUIC-IGC-003103 chromosome 4, iqSchCanc2.1, whole genome shotgun sequence genome contains a region encoding:
- the LOC126184138 gene encoding high affinity copper uptake protein 1-like isoform X1 — MGGTWMDHSGHHTMDHSAHHMMNHSAHHMMNHSAHHMMNHSMGNHAGHVGHDSPVVPTQMDVMVHDHNVDTSHIHDSHDLPDHAGHDACGNMHGHSMMAMTFHTGYCETVLFDSWKVSSVNGLIGSMIGILCMAALYEGLKYYREYLFWKTYTGLQYRSVSVPAEKNVVSEDNQVVDVVGEVIHKQPRNMFSSMHFFQTFLHVVQIILSYFLMLIFMTYNVWLCMAVVIGAALGYFLFGWKKSAIVDVTEHCH; from the exons ATGGACCACAGTGGACACCATACGATGGATCACAGTGCACACCATATGATGAATCACAGTGCACACCATATGATGAATCACAGTGCTCACCATATGATGAATCACAGCATGGGAAATCATGCAGGGCATGTTGGACATGATTCTCCGGTAGTTCCTACCCAGATGGATGTGATGGTACATGATCACAATGTTGATACAAGCCATATACATGACAGTCATGATCTCCCAGACCATGCTGGTCATGACGCATGTGGCAACATGCATGGGCATTCCATGATG GCAATGACCTTCCACACAGGCTACTGTGAAACTGTTCTTTTTGATAGCTGGAAAGTAAGTTCTGTGAATGGCCTTATAGGTTCTATGATAGGAATTCTCTGTATGGCTGCACTATATGAAGGACTGAAGTATTACAG AGAATACCTGTTTTGGAAGACTTACACGGGTTTGCAATATAGATCTGTTTCCGTTCCAGCAGAAAAAAATGTGGTTTCAGAAGACAATCAAGTAGTTGA CGTCGTAGGAGAAGTTATACATAAGCAACC ACGCAACATGTTCAGTTCAATGCACTTCTTCCAGACCTTTCTCCATGTAGTGCAAATCATCCTGAGTTACTTCCTGATGCTGATATTCATGACCTACAATGTATGGCTATGCATGGCTGTTGTTATTGGTGCTGCACTAGGATATTTTTTGTTTGGTTGGAAGAAATCTGCAATTGTCGATGTAACTGAACACTGTCACTGA
- the LOC126184138 gene encoding high affinity copper uptake protein 1-like isoform X2, whose protein sequence is MDHSGHHTMDHSAHHMMNHSAHHMMNHSAHHMMNHSMGNHAGHVGHDSPVVPTQMDVMVHDHNVDTSHIHDSHDLPDHAGHDACGNMHGHSMMAMTFHTGYCETVLFDSWKVSSVNGLIGSMIGILCMAALYEGLKYYREYLFWKTYTGLQYRSVSVPAEKNVVSEDNQVVDVVGEVIHKQPRNMFSSMHFFQTFLHVVQIILSYFLMLIFMTYNVWLCMAVVIGAALGYFLFGWKKSAIVDVTEHCH, encoded by the exons ATGGACCACAGTGGACACCATACGATGGATCACAGTGCACACCATATGATGAATCACAGTGCACACCATATGATGAATCACAGTGCTCACCATATGATGAATCACAGCATGGGAAATCATGCAGGGCATGTTGGACATGATTCTCCGGTAGTTCCTACCCAGATGGATGTGATGGTACATGATCACAATGTTGATACAAGCCATATACATGACAGTCATGATCTCCCAGACCATGCTGGTCATGACGCATGTGGCAACATGCATGGGCATTCCATGATG GCAATGACCTTCCACACAGGCTACTGTGAAACTGTTCTTTTTGATAGCTGGAAAGTAAGTTCTGTGAATGGCCTTATAGGTTCTATGATAGGAATTCTCTGTATGGCTGCACTATATGAAGGACTGAAGTATTACAG AGAATACCTGTTTTGGAAGACTTACACGGGTTTGCAATATAGATCTGTTTCCGTTCCAGCAGAAAAAAATGTGGTTTCAGAAGACAATCAAGTAGTTGA CGTCGTAGGAGAAGTTATACATAAGCAACC ACGCAACATGTTCAGTTCAATGCACTTCTTCCAGACCTTTCTCCATGTAGTGCAAATCATCCTGAGTTACTTCCTGATGCTGATATTCATGACCTACAATGTATGGCTATGCATGGCTGTTGTTATTGGTGCTGCACTAGGATATTTTTTGTTTGGTTGGAAGAAATCTGCAATTGTCGATGTAACTGAACACTGTCACTGA